DNA from Candidatus Eisenbacteria bacterium:
CTCGCCGGGAACCATCTCGGGCGGAGCTGCCCGGGCGGGATCCGGCGAGAGGAGCACGAGGAGCGACGCGACGAGGATGGCGGGAATCGAGAGATACGTGCGGAAAGGGGTCGAGCGCCTGAAACCGGACCGTGCCACGGCTACCCCCTCGAGAAAAGGACCGTGATCGCTAGGAGGATCCCCCCAAGGGGAAGGCCCACGCGTCAGCTATGTCTAGGGAACGGAGGACCGAAACGAATGCGAACGGTGAGCCCTTTCCTGGGTGGCAGCTGGCTCGGCGTTGATTTCGATGGGGAGGACGGCGACTATGGCATGATAAGTCATTGTTGTCAAGTCACTTGTGCCGGAGCGGCTTATCGGTGCAGGACCCTCAGTTGCCAGAGATCCCGTCCGCTCGCCTTCAGCACGGGATCCATCGCGAGCATTCCCGTCGCTCCGATCGACTTCCGGAGGTAGTCCAGCTCCGCCAGGTTCGCCCGGACGTGCTCGTCCGGAGGCACGTCGACCCCCGCGGCGCGCGCGACGAGCATTCCCTTCGCGCGGAGGGCGAGCTCGAGGTGGATCCGGAGGAGGCAGAGCATGTCCGCCACGACCGTCCCCTCGAAACGCTCGCGCAAGGTCGCGAGATACCGGCCGACGTGCGTGCCCTCGAGGTCGTCGCTGAGGATTCGCTGAAGGAGATCGGCGTCGCTGTCGAACTCCACGGTGAGCCACTCCTGGGTCGCCTTCTCGCTCCGCTCGAACACGGCGACCGTGAGGAGCGGCATCGTGAGCGCGAGGATGGCGGTGGCGAGGAGCGGGTGCAGGGGGAACTGGTTGAAGAGCGCGTGCACCGCTACGGCCACGAGGAGTCCCGGAACGAGCGCCCATGCGGCCCGCGTCTCGTGCCGATCCATCAGTTGCTTCGCGGCCACGCCGACGATCGCGGTGGCACACCCGTGCATGATGGCCGTTCCGAGGCCCCGGACGACCCACAACCCGAGACCGAAATCGCCGAGGGAGCGCGCGTAGTAGAGGTTCTCGACGACCGCAAAGCCCGCCCCGATGGCGAAACCACGGATCGCCGCGTCCACCATGAACCCCACCTTCGCCCGGCGCAGGAGATGGAGCACGAAGGCGGCCTTGACGGACTCCTCGACGACCGGCGCCACAACCCCGCGTAGGGTCCCGGGGTCGAGCCCCCACCCCAGGAGCGCTCGGTTCACGGCGAAGGCGATTCCCGCCGAGAGCGCGCCCGCGGCCAGGGTCGTGAGCACGGATTTCCGCGAGACCAGCTTGTAGCTGTCCAGGACGAGGAGCGCCGCGAGGAAGAGGAGGACGGGAAGGAATCCGAGGAGGAGCGGGAGGGTGCCGAGGAGCGACGGCGGTCCGGTCATCCGCGGTTTATAGCACCTTCAGCGACACCATCCACTCGTCCCTGGACCTCTCGTCCTCCACGAAGCCGCGCGCGTAGCCGCCGGAGAGCGTCAGCTTGTACTGCGTGAGGAGATGGAGCTGGAGATCGGCCTGGACTCCGGCGTCCCACGCCTCGCGCCGCTCGTATCCCTCGCGCTCGAGCGGGTTCGTCACGAGGCTCCCCACGAACGTGGAGGCGCGCAGCCACGAGGCGTAGAACGTGGGAGTCCCCGCGCGCCGGAAGCGCAGCGGCGGCAGGTTCCATTCGAGCAGAACCTTCGTGAACTCGGTGCCGCCGATCTCGTCCAGCTCGAACCCCGGAAACCGGTTGTAGTCGCGATAGCGCTTCACTTCCTTCCGGTCCACGTAGTTGTTCCCGAACCCTCCGAAGTAGAAATTGACGAACGGCTCGTCGGGATCGCCATAGCCGTAGCCCGCCGCGGTCCGCAGCCACACGGACGCGTTCCGGAGGAGGAGCGAGGTCCCGGCGTCGAACGTGGCCACGCCTTTCGGGAACAGGGTCCACTTCGCCTCGGGAGGCCGCTCGAACCGCACGAAGTCCCACGGGAGCGCGACCGACCACCGGTACCCCTTCTCCTTGTCGACCGACCCGATCGACGAGCGCAGGTTCTCCTCGTGGAGTCCGAGCTCCCCCGTGAGCATCTTGTCGAATCCCGGCGAGATCGCGACGTTCTGCGCGTCGGGAAGTCTCTCGAGGCCCCCGTACCCCGCGATGGAAGCCTCCAGGTCGAGGGATCGGGGCGCATCGTACAGGAGATTTCGCGTCGTGGTGACTCCCGCTCCGTAGCCTTTGAGCCCGGTCTTCGTGGGGCCGAAGAGGTCGTAGAAGGAGCCCGGGTTGTACTGGGCCGTGACCTTCACATCGTGCCGCTCGTACCCGGCGCGCAGGTGCAGGCGCTCTTTCTCCGGCAGCGACTTCGCCGGCGAGTACGCCGCGGAGACGTGGAACGTGTTCAGCTGGATCGGATCGGAGAACTCCATGCGAAGCCCTCCGGCGACGTAGTCCTTGTACCCCACGACGATCGGATAGAGCGTCGACGGACGAATTCCACGGAAGCCGCGATACGGGCCCGAGTACGTGATCAGGGAATCCAGCTCCACGGACGACGGCGGCGGAACCTTCCAGGTCGCGAGGACCGGATGCTTCTCGACGAGCGTCTGGCCCAGGAACGTGATCGCGCTCACGTCGGAGAGAGGCTTCGGCCGGATCAGGGCCGGGGTGAACCCCTCCCCCGAGTAGCGGAACACGATGAGCGAGTCCTCGGACACGGGAAGGGGCCTGAAGAAGCCGGTCTCGCTGTTGCTCACGACCTCCATCGAGTCCGCGCCGAAATTCCAACGGAAGATGTTCGACACGCCCGTGTAGTACGAGCTCCCGTACAGGTAGCGCCCGTCCGGCGAGAAGACGAAGCTCGTGGGAATGGACGAGCCGAAATCGAAGAGCGTGACCGACGTCGTGTCGCGCGCGAGGAGCGCGTCCGTGCCGAGGACGCGCAGCGTCTGCCGTCCGTTCACCTCGGAGAAGGACGCCGCGATCCGGGAGCCGTCCGGGGAGATGTCGAGGTCGTACATGTCGCGGCCGAAGGGCCAGGACACGACCCGGTTCCAGTCCTTGTACGGATACGGCAGCCGGACCAGGGTCGAGTATCCGTTGAAGTGCCGCATGGCCCACATGGAGCGGTCCTTCGGGTTGATGGCCATGTCTCCGAGGCGCGCGTCCTGGATCAGCACCTTCGACTTCCCCGTGGCGGGGTCGAGGACGCAGAGATCCCGCCACGAGCTGTTGTCCGCCGTGTAGTAGAGGAGCTTGTCGACCGGGTCATAGGCCAGCGACGTCACGAAGTAGAGGGCCGGCCCCTTCACCTCACCCAGGTTCCGCGGCGCGCCGCCGTCGATCGGGATCGCGGCGAGATGGGCGACGGTGCCCGGATAGAGCGCCGCGGTGTAGATCTCGCGCGTGTCCTCGTCGTAGTAGGCGCGGGAGACCGAGCCCAGCGCCCTGGTCGAGAGGTCCCGGTACGGCGTCGTGGGATGGGCGCGGATCGTGTCGAGGTTCTTCTGCTGGATCCCGCGCTCCCACTCGATCCAGCGCCTCCACTCGTCGTCCAGCGACCGGCCGTAGACCTTCCGGAACTGGGACGCGTAGGTGGCCTTGGTCCCCGATCCCCGCCCGACCCACTCGATCAACGACTCCGGCGAGTGCTCGTGCGCGAGGTAGCTCAGGAACCGGCCGCCGTAGAGGTAGGAGTTGACCCCGACCTGGAAGTCGACCTTGGTCCCTTCCGACTCCAGCCCGAGCGGATCGTAGATGTGGGTCGAGTCCCGCACCTTGGACCGGAACACCATCTCGTCATACGGGCTCTGCGCGCGTCCGAGGCCTCCCGCCATCCACGTCTCCAGGAACACCGCGATTCCCTCGTGGTACCAGCGCGGCGAGGAGCGCCGCGGGGTGGTGAGGAAGCCGTAGAGCATCGTCTCCGGATGCTCCGCGACGTCCCGCACCTTGCCGTTGAAGACGCTTCGGAAGAAGCGGTCCCTGCCGGCCGGCTTGTCGAGCGCGACGATGTGGACGACCTCGTGGTTCATCGTGTGGTTGATCCGCTCGTTCGCGGGGCCCGTCTCGTAGACGAAGTTCAGCGGGGCGATGTCCACGACCATGCTGTTCCGGGGATTCACCCAGACGCCGGCGTTTCCGTAATCGCTGAAGTCCTGGAGGATGATGTTGGCCTTCTCGGAAGGCGTGTAGCCCCAGAGCTTGCGATGGAACCGGAGGGAGTTCTCGAAGCACTTCGCGGTATAGGGCGCGATGAAGTCCAGGGTGGGGCTCATGTAGATGAGCCGGAGGTTCTCGGTCTCGAGGGCGTGGAGCTGGGCGCGGCTCGTTCCGGGGAGGAGGAGGTGCAGCAGGAAGCAGAAGAGGACGCCGCTCCACGACGCCGCGCTCGATCTCATTCGTCGGAATGCTCCCGTGCCGTGCGAGAGGGCGGGGAGGTCCATCCACTCGGACCTCCCCGCCCCAAGGGATTGTGCTTCAGGGAACGATCAGGGAGTGACGGCCGCCGCCTTCATCGTGACGGCGCGCTCCATCGCGTCGCCCGAGGCCACCTGCTTCCACATCTCCGGGCTCTGCGCCGCCTTCTGGAAGGCATCCATCTTGGCCACTTCCGGGAAGCGCTCGAGGGACACCAGCCTCGAGAACTCCTCGCTCTTGGCGAGCGTGCGGAAGTTCGCGTCGGCGAACACCTGGCGGAACGTCTCCGACTTCGAGAGCTCCTGGGCGCGGGCGTAGTCCTGGGCCGTGGACTGACGCTCGAGGCTCGAGCCGATCGCCGCCGTGACCTGCCGGTCGAAGGTCGCCTGCGCGCGGCTCAGCGCCGTCCTCGCCAGCATGGTGCTCGCGCGAGCCGTCTCGATCTTGTTCAGAGCCTCCTGGGACTTCGCGGCCTTGCCCAGATCGGTCACGGCGCGGTCGAGCTCCGCCTGGCGCTGCGTGTAGAGCTCCCGCTTCTGGACGGTCTCGGCACGAGCCGTCTGGACCTTCTGGACCAGATCGTTCCGCGCGAGCATGTCCTGCGTCTTGCCGAGCATCTCCGCCTGGCGCTGGTACTCCGCCTCGGCCTTGGCGAGGTCTTCCCGAGCCTGGACCAGGGCCGTCCTGGCCGCCATCGACTTGAGCTCGAGCTCGGACTTCGCGAGCGTCGTCTCGGTCTTGAGCAGGCTCGTCACGGCCTTCTCATAGGCGTCCTCGGTCTTGTTCAGGTCTTCGCGGGCCTGCAGGAGCTGGGTGCGGGACGCCTCCACCGTCTTTCCGACTTCCGCGGTGGTGTTCGCCTTGTCCAGCGTGGGCTCGGTCGTGAGCCGCGACTTCTGGAAATCCGTCGCCGACGCCTTCTGGAGGAGCTCGTACTTGTTCTGCTCGACCGCCTGGCGGAACACGTCGGACCGCATCACCTCGGCGAATCCCTGCTTTCCAACCAGATCGCGGAAGCGGGCGTCCGTGAGCACGGTGCGCAGCGCTTCGCTCTGCTTCATGTACATCTCCCGGAAGCTCGCGTCCGTCACGATCTGATGGAAGAGGTCGCTCTGGAGGAGATCCTGGATATCGGAATCCGTCAGGGCGACGTCGCCGGCCGCGAGCTGCTCCGACTGGTAGCGCTTCGCGGCGCCGATCGTCCCTTCCATGCCGCCCTGCGGCGGGAACGCCCCCTTCCAGACAGCAACCACCAGAGCCACGGCCACCAAAGCCCCCACTCCGACGATCCACTTCTTGGTCGACATGCCGGCCCCCTTGGTTCGCGCCGCTCGGCGGCGGCTGTTGAAGTGACGCTTCCCGACGTCCTCACCGCACAATACAAGCGGGGAGGGCGAAGGTTGATGGACGGTTCGAAGATTCCTGGCGGCCCGATCACTCCTTTCGCGCCGGACCCGATCTGAGGATCCGGGCGGCGACTCGATCTCCTGATTGGAGAGACACTTGAAGAGGAGGACGTCCGGGCCCGACCGGCCCGAGCGTGAAGTCGAACCGGCTCTGGCCCGCCTTCCGGATGTGGATCCGGCCCGGGTCGAGCTCGACCGGGCCGGAGGCGACGCCGCTCTGGTGGAAGGACTGGAGCACGAATGCGCCAGGGTCGTACGCGACGAGCAGGTCGCCGTCCGGCGTGTCGGACTCGACTCGCACGAGCACGTCCGGTCCCGCGCTGCGGGTCTCGACGGTCGCGGCGTTGCCGCCCAGCTCGAGCCGCACCTGTTCCAGGATGGCGGCCTCGCGCGACGCGACCGGAGCCCCCATGGACCCGGAGTACTTCGCCTCTTCGAGAGAACCGGGACGCGGCACGCCGCTCGCGAGGAGGACGATGAGAACCCCCGCGGCCAGCCCGGCCGCGAACGAGTAACCCCATCCCAGGCCGGGGCGACGCTGAAACGCGCCGCGCCACAGCGAGGCTTCACGGGGCGCCGGGGCGGGAGGACGCGCGAGGATCACGCGCTCCTTGAGCGCGGGAGGCGGCTCGACCGACTCGACACGGTCGAGCATGCGAAAGACGGCCTTCATCTCGTCGTAGCGGGCCCGGGCCGCCGGCGAGGCGTCGAGGCGGCGCTTGAGCTCCGCGCTCTCCTCGGCCGTCGCGGTGCCGTCCAGCTCGTCCTGGATCCTCCGATCGAGATCGTCGTGCGTCAT
Protein-coding regions in this window:
- a CDS encoding PrsW family glutamic-type intramembrane protease; the encoded protein is MTGPPSLLGTLPLLLGFLPVLLFLAALLVLDSYKLVSRKSVLTTLAAGALSAGIAFAVNRALLGWGLDPGTLRGVVAPVVEESVKAAFVLHLLRRAKVGFMVDAAIRGFAIGAGFAVVENLYYARSLGDFGLGLWVVRGLGTAIMHGCATAIVGVAAKQLMDRHETRAAWALVPGLLVAVAVHALFNQFPLHPLLATAILALTMPLLTVAVFERSEKATQEWLTVEFDSDADLLQRILSDDLEGTHVGRYLATLRERFEGTVVADMLCLLRIHLELALRAKGMLVARAAGVDVPPDEHVRANLAELDYLRKSIGATGMLAMDPVLKASGRDLWQLRVLHR